A genomic stretch from Methanomassiliicoccales archaeon includes:
- a CDS encoding glycosyltransferase, which translates to MSANRVAAVIPAFNEELTIGSVVLETRKHVDQVIVVNDGSFDRTSEIARLAGAYVVDLPKNGGKAAALRKGIEIVRSQGYDACVFLDGDGQHDPDEIPRIIEPVLRGEADLVIGSRFLNSNGSTPSYRKVGQRILNIVTNMGVKQKISDSQSGFRALSASAIENFNFHSRGYAIESDMILHLSGKGMRIKEVPISSRYDVPEGHKKKPFAHGLEVFARVLRLVTQKRPLLIIGVPGFVIFLAGLLLGILSLFEHTLFGWGWMFQTSLALFLFIIGMVLGISAVTLNSIAQMFGGGIR; encoded by the coding sequence ATGTCGGCGAATCGCGTGGCTGCGGTCATCCCCGCGTTTAACGAAGAGCTGACGATCGGCAGCGTTGTGCTTGAGACGAGAAAGCATGTTGATCAGGTGATTGTCGTCAACGACGGCTCTTTCGACAGAACCTCAGAGATTGCGAGATTGGCTGGTGCGTACGTCGTCGATCTTCCGAAAAACGGAGGAAAGGCGGCCGCGTTGAGGAAAGGGATCGAAATCGTAAGATCTCAGGGCTATGATGCATGCGTTTTCCTCGATGGCGATGGGCAACATGACCCCGATGAGATTCCGAGGATTATCGAGCCTGTGTTGAGGGGAGAGGCCGATCTTGTCATAGGGTCGAGGTTTCTTAACTCGAACGGCAGCACTCCCTCGTATCGTAAGGTGGGGCAGAGGATTCTCAACATCGTGACGAACATGGGCGTGAAGCAGAAGATCAGCGATTCGCAATCTGGGTTCAGGGCGTTGAGCGCCTCGGCGATCGAGAATTTCAATTTTCACTCCCGTGGCTATGCGATTGAGTCGGACATGATCCTTCATCTTTCGGGAAAGGGGATGAGGATCAAGGAGGTGCCAATCTCCTCGAGATACGACGTGCCGGAAGGACATAAAAAGAAGCCCTTTGCCCACGGGTTGGAGGTGTTCGCAAGGGTCCTGAGGCTGGTGACTCAGAAGAGACCCCTTTTGATCATTGGTGTCCCAGGCTTTGTCATATTTCTTGCTGGTCTACTGCTTGGAATTCTCAGCTTGTTCGAGCATACACTCTTTGGCTGGGGATGGATGTTCCAGACATCGCTTGCTCTCTTCCTGTTCATTATTGGCATGGTCTTGGGGATAAGCGCCGTAACGCTGAACTCGATCGCTCAGATGTTTGGGGGTGGCATCAGGTGA
- a CDS encoding glycosyltransferase encodes MNILVISPHYNTFIKGWAESMAKFVNSMDIVVRHNYMVEISNYFSSSYFEYLKKYTRKNIVDLRNIPPNIEVQLISMLYFVPDGRNKFLGNRMARKVEKFLMKKKSKFDLIHAHFTWPCGYAGLVLKKRFECPLVVTIHENQNWLIREFDSKNKKTYEVWKNADALIRVNKRDVPLLSQFNSNIYSIPNGFNYNRIKIIAKDDARQIIGLDRSLKLLFSLGFLIPRKGFHFLIDSIGRILKNDKDIKCVIGGSGPFAKELQKRIRELGLQDHVTLLGFIDDEELHLWMNACDLFVIPSLSEGNPTVMFEALGCGKPVVATRVGGIPEIITSEDYGLLCNPGDPKDLAEKILIALDKKWDHEKIRKYAEQFTWDNIAKQVMAVYEEVLRK; translated from the coding sequence ATGAATATCCTGGTCATCTCTCCGCATTATAATACTTTCATAAAAGGTTGGGCTGAATCCATGGCAAAATTTGTCAATAGTATGGATATAGTGGTGCGTCACAATTACATGGTAGAGATATCAAATTACTTTTCAAGTAGCTACTTCGAATATTTGAAGAAATACACGCGGAAAAACATCGTCGATTTGAGAAATATACCTCCTAACATCGAAGTTCAACTAATTTCGATGCTTTATTTCGTTCCTGATGGCAGAAATAAGTTCTTGGGAAATAGGATGGCGAGGAAAGTCGAAAAATTTCTTATGAAAAAGAAATCGAAATTTGACCTAATTCATGCGCATTTCACATGGCCGTGTGGATATGCTGGTTTGGTACTAAAGAAAAGATTTGAATGCCCTCTGGTCGTAACGATACATGAGAACCAAAACTGGTTAATTAGGGAATTTGATTCCAAGAACAAGAAAACATATGAAGTCTGGAAGAATGCCGATGCTTTAATAAGAGTTAACAAGCGGGATGTGCCTCTACTTTCCCAATTCAATTCCAATATATATTCAATCCCCAATGGATTTAATTACAATAGGATAAAGATTATAGCAAAGGATGACGCTCGGCAAATTATTGGTTTAGATAGATCTTTAAAGCTTCTTTTTTCTCTTGGATTTCTGATTCCTCGAAAGGGATTTCACTTCTTAATCGACTCAATAGGAAGAATTCTGAAGAACGACAAAGATATCAAATGCGTCATAGGTGGTAGCGGACCTTTTGCAAAGGAACTCCAGAAGCGAATTCGCGAACTCGGCCTCCAAGATCATGTGACATTGCTCGGCTTCATCGACGATGAGGAACTTCATTTGTGGATGAACGCCTGCGATCTCTTTGTCATTCCGAGTCTATCCGAAGGCAACCCCACCGTCATGTTCGAAGCCCTCGGCTGTGGGAAACCTGTCGTCGCGACGAGAGTCGGCGGAATCCCTGAGATCATCACTTCGGAGGATTACGGACTTCTCTGCAACCCCGGTGATCCAAAAGACCTCGCGGAGAAGATACTCATCGCCCTCGACAAGAAATGGGATCATGAAAAAATAAGGAAATACGCGGAGCAGTTCACATGGGACAACATCG
- the acs gene encoding acetate--CoA ligase gives MEFKEIALKEKIYEEFENYLVPQTWKDRVQTAEEYRQMHHEIVKDKESVEEYWTRWASQIPWFKKWNKVLDDSNPPFYRWFIGGETNLSYLCADWQIEKGKKNKAAIIWEGEGVDERGNPKEVRVLTYGDLHREVNRVAHALKDKLSVKKNEIVTLYMPMIPELPIYMLSLQRIGAAHSVVFSGFSAEALATRIIDADSRIVVTADAVYRRGKAINLKKIVDEAVEICEKAGHHVEKVIVVKRAGSSIPWDTERDVWHDDLVENIPKNVFVECVPRNSNDISFILYTSGTTGRPKAAQHSVGGYAVGVFASMKLVFDINDDDIYFCTADIGWITGHSYVVYGPMMHGATIIMYEGAPDFPSIERWPSIIERYGVTIFYTAPTAIRMLMRFDEKHYRKYDLSTIRICHSVGEPINPEAWKWYYRVFGNEKAVCSSTWWMTETGCIITGHFPGMGKIFPMKPGTNGLPLPPVSMIVLDEDGTPVPPGQRGYLVIANPWPSMLMTLYKDDERFLETYFKKYRHKGWYYYAGDFAVVDKDGYIWGLGRADDVLKVAGHRIGSAEVESTMIKHEAVAEAACVGKSDAIKGEIPLIFVVLKKDYDQGNGIHESLKFHLRETMGSFIASDAAITFIETLPKTRSGKIMRRLLRAVAEGAPLGDVTTLESDVAVEEAIKAYEMVRNALFSK, from the coding sequence ATGGAATTCAAAGAAATAGCCCTCAAGGAAAAAATCTACGAGGAATTCGAGAATTATCTTGTGCCGCAGACATGGAAAGACCGCGTGCAGACTGCTGAAGAATACAGGCAGATGCATCACGAAATCGTAAAAGATAAGGAAAGCGTCGAAGAATATTGGACGCGATGGGCCTCTCAGATCCCGTGGTTCAAAAAATGGAATAAAGTTCTGGACGACAGCAACCCTCCGTTTTACAGGTGGTTCATCGGCGGCGAGACGAATTTATCGTATCTATGCGCTGACTGGCAAATTGAAAAAGGAAAGAAGAACAAGGCGGCGATCATCTGGGAAGGGGAGGGCGTCGACGAAAGAGGAAATCCGAAGGAAGTCAGAGTGTTAACATACGGCGATCTTCACAGGGAAGTCAACAGGGTCGCTCACGCACTGAAGGACAAACTCTCTGTGAAGAAGAATGAGATTGTGACGCTCTACATGCCCATGATTCCTGAACTGCCGATCTACATGCTCTCGTTGCAGAGAATCGGCGCTGCCCACAGCGTCGTCTTCAGCGGCTTCAGTGCTGAAGCCCTTGCGACAAGAATTATCGACGCCGATTCGCGCATTGTTGTCACAGCCGATGCTGTTTACAGAAGGGGAAAGGCGATCAATTTGAAGAAAATCGTCGATGAGGCCGTCGAGATTTGCGAGAAGGCGGGTCATCATGTCGAGAAAGTTATCGTGGTCAAGAGGGCGGGCAGTTCAATCCCTTGGGACACAGAGAGGGACGTGTGGCACGACGACCTCGTTGAAAATATCCCGAAAAATGTCTTCGTCGAGTGCGTCCCCCGCAACTCAAACGATATCAGCTTCATCCTTTACACCTCTGGCACCACTGGGAGACCAAAAGCGGCGCAGCACAGCGTCGGCGGGTACGCCGTTGGCGTATTCGCGAGCATGAAGCTCGTCTTTGATATCAACGACGATGACATCTACTTCTGCACCGCTGACATCGGCTGGATCACAGGACATTCTTATGTCGTTTACGGCCCGATGATGCACGGCGCAACGATCATCATGTACGAAGGCGCTCCAGATTTCCCTTCGATCGAAAGATGGCCGAGCATCATCGAACGCTACGGCGTCACAATCTTTTACACAGCCCCCACGGCGATCAGAATGCTCATGCGCTTCGATGAAAAACATTACAGAAAATATGATCTCTCGACGATTCGGATCTGCCACAGTGTCGGGGAGCCGATCAATCCCGAGGCGTGGAAATGGTACTATCGTGTGTTCGGCAATGAAAAAGCGGTGTGCTCGAGCACCTGGTGGATGACCGAAACGGGATGCATCATCACCGGTCATTTTCCTGGCATGGGCAAGATATTCCCGATGAAGCCTGGTACAAACGGCCTTCCGTTACCCCCTGTGAGCATGATCGTTCTCGACGAGGACGGCACTCCCGTTCCGCCTGGACAGAGGGGATATCTTGTCATCGCGAACCCCTGGCCCTCGATGCTCATGACACTTTACAAAGATGATGAGCGATTCCTCGAAACTTACTTCAAAAAATACAGACACAAGGGATGGTATTACTACGCGGGCGATTTTGCCGTCGTCGACAAGGACGGATACATCTGGGGTCTTGGTAGAGCGGACGATGTCCTCAAGGTCGCAGGACACAGGATCGGATCGGCGGAAGTCGAATCGACGATGATCAAGCATGAGGCGGTGGCGGAGGCGGCGTGCGTCGGCAAGAGCGACGCCATTAAAGGCGAGATTCCGTTGATTTTCGTCGTTCTCAAGAAAGATTATGATCAAGGCAACGGCATCCATGAATCCCTCAAATTTCATCTCAGAGAGACGATGGGCTCCTTCATTGCGTCGGATGCTGCAATCACCTTTATCGAAACGCTTCCAAAGACGAGAAGCGGCAAGATCATGCGTCGATTGCTGAGGGCAGTGGCGGAGGGTGCTCCTCTGGGCGATGTGACCACTCTGGAAAGCGATGTGGCGGTGGAGGAAGCGATAAAGGCGTATGAGATGGTGAGGAATGCCCTGTTTTCAAAATGA
- a CDS encoding DUF354 domain-containing protein, which produces MKVGVFANTPAQVHFFKNICRCLGRDGHEVFILYRDYGETKSLINEMKLPGHLYSSAPISKIGKLLALPSSIGKASKYLRANAIDIVAGFGIYETFSSIFMKIPSIVFTDSEPISNKITYSIQFRTYSPFISAIITPSSFLQNLGKKHIRVNSYKELAYLHPNYFKPDDSIFDLLDIEKGEEYAVLRFNAFDAVHDAGIRGFSPEDKVKLVKELEKDLKVFISSEAGVPEEIKDRVLRIPKSRIHDVLFFSKLLVADTGTMVTEAAVLGTPAVMFHPKVHDFGNFVELEGKYGLIFGCNKNSQDAIAKAIELAKEQNVKREWAAKREKLLKEKIDMTGFMVWFIENYPESFEVAKEKPGFHLGRA; this is translated from the coding sequence GTGAAAGTCGGAGTTTTCGCAAATACACCCGCACAGGTTCATTTCTTCAAGAATATCTGTAGGTGCCTTGGACGGGATGGACACGAGGTATTCATCCTTTACCGTGATTATGGAGAAACGAAAAGCCTCATTAATGAAATGAAATTGCCAGGTCATCTTTATTCCTCAGCTCCAATTTCAAAGATAGGTAAGCTGTTGGCGTTGCCATCCTCGATCGGTAAAGCTTCAAAATATCTCCGTGCGAATGCCATCGATATCGTTGCTGGTTTTGGGATATACGAAACATTCTCATCGATATTCATGAAAATTCCGAGTATTGTTTTTACCGATTCAGAACCCATCTCAAATAAAATTACTTATTCAATTCAATTCCGCACCTATTCACCTTTCATCAGCGCCATCATCACACCTTCTTCATTCCTTCAGAATCTCGGCAAGAAGCATATCCGTGTAAATAGCTACAAGGAACTCGCCTATCTCCACCCGAATTATTTCAAGCCTGATGACAGCATATTTGATCTTTTGGACATTGAGAAAGGCGAGGAATACGCCGTACTCCGCTTCAATGCGTTTGACGCGGTCCATGATGCTGGTATAAGGGGTTTTTCGCCCGAAGACAAGGTGAAGTTGGTCAAGGAACTGGAAAAGGATTTGAAGGTCTTCATTTCTTCTGAGGCAGGCGTTCCTGAAGAAATAAAGGATCGCGTGCTGAGGATACCGAAGAGCAGGATCCATGATGTGCTATTTTTTTCAAAACTCTTAGTTGCCGATACTGGAACAATGGTCACTGAGGCGGCGGTTTTGGGAACTCCTGCAGTGATGTTTCATCCAAAAGTGCACGATTTTGGTAATTTTGTCGAGCTCGAAGGTAAATATGGTTTGATATTCGGCTGTAACAAAAATTCGCAAGATGCCATAGCAAAGGCGATAGAATTGGCAAAGGAGCAAAATGTCAAAAGAGAATGGGCGGCGAAGCGGGAGAAGCTTTTGAAAGAGAAAATCGACATGACGGGGTTCATGGTTTGGTTCATCGAGAATTATCCTGAGAGCTTTGAGGTTGCGAAGGAGAAACCGGGATTCCATCTGGGGAGAGCATGA